In one window of Tripterygium wilfordii isolate XIE 37 chromosome 1, ASM1340144v1, whole genome shotgun sequence DNA:
- the LOC119985813 gene encoding 26S proteasome non-ATPase regulatory subunit 4 homolog: protein MVLEATMICIDNSEWMRNGDYSPSRFQAQADAVNLICGAKTQSNPENTVGVLTMAGKGVRVLVTPTSDLGKILACMHGLEIGGEMNLAAGIQVAQLALKHRQNKKQQQRIIVFAGSPVKHEKKLLEMIGRKLKKNSVALDIVNFGEEDDGKKEKLEALLTAVNNNDTSHIVHVPSGPTALSDVLISTPIFTGDGEGGSGFAAAAAAAAAGGVSGYDFGVDPNLDPELALALRVSMEEERARQEAAAKKAAEDAAKQEKGGELQSSSQDATMTENTTSVAASQTDNKRNDLSADVDNALLEQALAMSMDDPATSHDIRDTDMSDAVADDPELALALQLSVQESAKDSANQADVNKLLGDPSFMSSIFASLPGVDPNDPSVQDLLASMQGQSESQQKNNEDKEPNVEEK from the exons ATGGTGCTCGAG gcgACCATGATCTGCATCGACAATTCGGAATGGATGCGAAACGGAGATTACTCTCCCAGCAGATTTCAAGCCCAAGCCGATGCTGTTAATCTTATATGCGGAGCTAAAACACAG TCTAATCCAGAGAATACGGTGGGAGTTCTCACCATGGCGGGAAAGGGTGTACGGGTTTTGGTCACTCCTACTAGTGACCTGGGCAAGATCTTAGCTTGCATGCATG GCTTAGAAATCGGTGGTGAGATGAACCTCGCTGCTGGTATCCAGGTTGCACAATTAGCACTTAAGCATCGCCAAAACAAAAAGCAGCAACAAAGGATTATTGTCTTTGCCGGAAG TCCTGTCAAACATGAGAAGAAGTTGTTGGAAATGATTGGAAGGAAGTTAAAAAAGAATAGTGTTGCCCTTGATATTGTTAATTttggtgaagaagatgatgggaAGAAAGAAAAGCTGGAGGCACTTCTTACTGCTGTGAACAACAATGATACCAGCCACATTGTCCATGTCCCTTCTGGTCCAACTGCTCTTTCTGATGTGCTAATAAG TACGCCAATCTTCACTGGGGATGGTGAAGGTGGAAGTGGCTTTGCTGCAGCCGCTGCGGCCGCTGCAGCCGGTGGTGTTTCTGGTTATGATTTTGGTGTGGATCCGAATTTGGATCCTGAGCTTGCTCTTGCTCTAAGAGTTTCAATGGAAGAGGAGAGGGCTCGACAAGAAGCTGCTGCTAAAAAAGCTGCAGAAGATGCTGCTAAACAGGAAAAAGGAGGCGAACTGCAATCCAGCTCACAGGATGCAACTATGACTGAAAATACTACTAGTGTTGCAGCTTCTCAAACTGACAATAAGAGAAATGATCTCTCTGCT GACGTGGATAACGCGTTGCTAGAACAGGCCCTTGCAATGTCAATGGATGACCCCGCCACTAGTCATGACATTCGAGACACTGATATGTCAGATGCTGTTGCAGATGATCCAGAGCTGGCATTGG CTCTTCAATTGTCTGTGCAGGAAAGTGCAAAAGATTCAGCAAACCAGGCAGATGTGAATAAGCTGTTGGGTGACCCATCTTTCATGTCCTCCATCTTTGCATCT ctTCCTGGTGTTGATCCAAATGATCCATCTGTCCAAGATTTGCTTGCTTCCATGCAAGGCCAGTCCGAG TCCCAACAGAAGAATAATGAAGACAAGGAGCCAAATGTAGAGGAGAAATGA
- the LOC119999755 gene encoding thiosulfate sulfurtransferase 18-like isoform X2 codes for MGSQPKSSEAGIVTINVKEAKDLLDSGYFYLDVRAVDEYKKGHVDTPKIFNIPYMFNKPEGRVKNSDFLKEVSSIFKEEDSVVVGCQSGVRSLYATGDLLEAGFKNMSNMGGGYLSWVETGFAVKREENHQEEPKIEL; via the exons ATGGGTTCTCAACCAAAGAG TTCAGAAGCTGGAATTGTTACTATCAATGTCAAGGAAGCTAAAGATCTTCTTGATTCGGGCTATTTCTATCTGGATGTCAG GGCAGTGGATGAGTACAAGAAAGGGCATGTGGACACACCAAAGATCTTCAACATACCTTACATGTTCAACAAGCCAGAAg GGAGGGTGAAGAATTCTGATTTCTTGAAAGAGGTCTCATCTATCTTCAAGGAGGAAGACAGTGTTGTAGTG GGCTGCCAAAGTGGGGTCAGATCACTTTATGCAACTGGTGACCTTCTTGAAGCT GGTTTCAAGAATATGAGCAACATGGGAGGAGGTTATCTCTCTTGGGTGGAGACTGGTTTTGCTGTGAAGAGGGAGGAGAATCACCAGGAGGAGCCAAAAATTGAGCTCTAA
- the LOC119999755 gene encoding thiosulfate sulfurtransferase 18-like isoform X1, whose product MGLSVIAFFPVGLFLLLLLYSSSEAGIVTINVKEAKDLLDSGYFYLDVRAVDEYKKGHVDTPKIFNIPYMFNKPEGRVKNSDFLKEVSSIFKEEDSVVVGCQSGVRSLYATGDLLEAGFKNMSNMGGGYLSWVETGFAVKREENHQEEPKIEL is encoded by the exons ATGGGTCTGTCTGTGATTGCTTTTTTTCCTGTGGGATTGTTTCTCCTCTTGTTGCTTTATTCTAGTTCAGAAGCTGGAATTGTTACTATCAATGTCAAGGAAGCTAAAGATCTTCTTGATTCGGGCTATTTCTATCTGGATGTCAG GGCAGTGGATGAGTACAAGAAAGGGCATGTGGACACACCAAAGATCTTCAACATACCTTACATGTTCAACAAGCCAGAAg GGAGGGTGAAGAATTCTGATTTCTTGAAAGAGGTCTCATCTATCTTCAAGGAGGAAGACAGTGTTGTAGTG GGCTGCCAAAGTGGGGTCAGATCACTTTATGCAACTGGTGACCTTCTTGAAGCT GGTTTCAAGAATATGAGCAACATGGGAGGAGGTTATCTCTCTTGGGTGGAGACTGGTTTTGCTGTGAAGAGGGAGGAGAATCACCAGGAGGAGCCAAAAATTGAGCTCTAA